From the genome of Ignavibacteriales bacterium, one region includes:
- a CDS encoding MarR family transcriptional regulator — MIDEKTQSALNLWEHIIGSYENLKRAQVKTIFENKLTIPQYSLLEVLYTKGSMPLKKIAEKLFVSGANITCVVDNLEKEDFVKRVPSNIDRRVIMAELTSKGEEKIAKLFPVNAKNISEITKRLTSEEFVILEKLLRKLEKENNND; from the coding sequence ATGATAGATGAAAAAACTCAATCAGCTCTAAACTTGTGGGAGCATATAATTGGCTCTTACGAAAATTTAAAGCGAGCTCAGGTAAAAACCATTTTTGAGAATAAACTTACAATACCACAATATAGTTTACTCGAAGTGCTTTATACAAAAGGATCTATGCCTCTAAAAAAAATTGCTGAAAAGCTTTTTGTTAGCGGAGCAAATATTACTTGTGTAGTAGATAATTTGGAAAAGGAAGATTTTGTGAAGCGGGTTCCTTCCAATATTGATAGAAGAGTAATAATGGCGGAGCTAACTTCCAAAGGTGAAGAAAAAATTGCTAAACTGTTTCCAGTTAATGCTAAAAATATTTCTGAAATAACAAAGAGATTAACTTCCGAGGAATTTGTGATTCTGGAAAAGTTGCTTAGGAAGTTAGAGAAGGAAAATAATAATGATTAG
- a CDS encoding YchF/TatD family DNA exonuclease, whose protein sequence is MYIDTHAHLFYPNYTDDVDEVIERAKQSGIDYIIVPGTDLASSANAIALAERYDFIYAAVGIHPQDSKECNSSQMLEVEKLASHKKVVAIGEIGLDYYYDFSPKEKQIKVFEEQIKLAIKLELPIIVHNRDADEDLMRIIRPYQGSGLKAQFHCFAGTIEDARELVEMHYYISFAGNITFKKADTLRNILNSIQIDNLLLETDSPFMTPFPHRGQRNEPAYINLVAKKMAEVHNLTIDDIAKATSLNAFKLFGIGAMPGLTYTYKIKNSLYINVSNRCNADCVFCKRKEDPTVKGYNLKMSKSQEPEAKTYIKEIDDPTKFDEIVFCGYGEPTIRWEVVKEVAKYVKSKGGTTRLDTDGHGNVINKRDITPEFKGLIDVVSISLNSVDKDQYAKLMKVDPQMHQEMINFAKNVKQFCSVVMTVVDYTSVDIESARKFVEEEIGVTFRERPYFS, encoded by the coding sequence ATGTATATAGACACACATGCTCATCTTTTTTATCCAAATTATACTGATGATGTTGACGAAGTTATCGAACGGGCAAAACAATCTGGAATTGATTATATAATAGTTCCAGGAACTGACCTGGCAAGTTCTGCAAATGCAATAGCGCTTGCTGAGAGGTATGATTTCATATATGCCGCTGTTGGCATTCATCCACAAGATTCCAAAGAATGTAATTCATCCCAAATGCTTGAAGTTGAAAAATTAGCTTCCCATAAAAAAGTGGTTGCAATTGGGGAAATTGGCTTAGATTATTATTACGATTTTTCCCCCAAAGAAAAGCAGATAAAGGTATTTGAAGAGCAAATAAAACTCGCTATAAAACTTGAGTTACCTATCATCGTTCATAACCGGGACGCTGATGAAGATTTGATGAGAATAATTCGTCCTTACCAGGGATCTGGATTGAAAGCACAGTTTCATTGTTTTGCAGGTACTATTGAAGATGCAAGAGAACTTGTTGAAATGCATTATTATATTTCTTTTGCTGGGAACATTACTTTTAAAAAAGCTGATACTCTTAGAAATATTTTAAACAGCATCCAAATAGATAACTTGCTACTTGAAACTGACTCACCATTTATGACTCCCTTTCCTCACAGAGGACAAAGAAACGAACCAGCTTATATAAATCTTGTTGCAAAAAAAATGGCTGAGGTGCACAACCTTACGATTGATGATATAGCAAAAGCAACATCGTTAAACGCTTTCAAGCTATTTGGAATTGGAGCAATGCCCGGATTAACTTATACATACAAAATTAAAAATTCCCTCTACATAAATGTTTCTAATAGGTGCAATGCCGATTGCGTTTTTTGCAAAAGGAAAGAAGATCCAACTGTTAAAGGTTATAATCTTAAAATGAGTAAATCGCAGGAACCAGAAGCAAAAACTTATATTAAAGAAATTGATGATCCAACTAAGTTTGATGAAATAGTTTTTTGTGGATATGGTGAACCAACCATTCGCTGGGAAGTAGTAAAAGAAGTGGCAAAATATGTAAAGAGCAAAGGTGGCACAACAAGATTGGATACAGACGGACATGGTAATGTTATTAATAAGCGGGATATAACTCCTGAGTTTAAAGGATTAATAGACGTGGTTTCAATCAGTTTAAATTCAGTTGATAAAGACCAATATGCCAAGTTGATGAAAGTTGATCCGCAAATGCATCAGGAGATGATCAATTTTGCAAAAAATGTTAAACAATTTTGCAGTGTGGTTATGACTGTAGTTGATTATACTTCTGTTGATATTGAAAGTGCAAGAAAATTTGTTGAGGAAGAAATAGGTGTTACGTTTAGAGAAAGACCATATTTTTCATAA
- a CDS encoding 1,4-dihydroxy-2-naphthoate polyprenyltransferase, producing the protein MTETILKISKLNSWLLASRPKTLLAATVPVVVGSALAMNENSFKPIAALVALICSVLIQVGTNFTNDLYDFLKGTDKKERSGPRRALASGWITVAEMKVGVVLTFGTSFLLGLYLINLGGYPILVIGILSILAGFAYTAGPYPLAYNGLGDIFVFLFFGLVGTVGTFYVQTLKVTTLSFWASVPVGALITNILVVNNYRDTDEDKLAGKKTLAVIFGKQFTRLQYIFFMIISYLTPVVVFFTYKQEVWVFLPLLTFPISYRLIKMIFTLEGKQLNKTLELTAKLSALYGALFAIGILL; encoded by the coding sequence ATGACTGAGACCATCTTAAAAATATCAAAACTTAATAGTTGGTTACTTGCCAGCAGACCAAAAACTTTACTTGCAGCAACTGTACCTGTCGTAGTTGGATCTGCTTTAGCTATGAATGAAAACAGCTTTAAACCTATTGCTGCTTTAGTAGCTCTTATTTGCTCTGTATTAATTCAAGTTGGAACAAATTTTACAAATGATCTTTATGATTTTCTGAAAGGTACAGATAAAAAAGAACGATCAGGACCGCGTCGCGCTTTAGCTTCTGGCTGGATTACAGTTGCCGAAATGAAAGTGGGTGTTGTATTAACTTTTGGAACTTCTTTTCTGTTAGGATTATACTTAATTAATTTGGGCGGCTATCCAATTTTGGTAATTGGAATTCTTTCTATTCTTGCCGGGTTTGCTTATACTGCCGGACCTTACCCGCTTGCTTATAATGGACTTGGTGACATATTCGTATTCCTTTTTTTTGGATTAGTTGGAACTGTAGGTACTTTTTACGTTCAAACATTAAAAGTAACAACACTCTCCTTCTGGGCTTCAGTTCCTGTTGGCGCTTTAATAACAAATATTCTTGTGGTAAATAATTACCGCGATACTGATGAAGATAAGCTGGCTGGTAAAAAAACGCTGGCTGTAATTTTTGGAAAACAGTTTACTCGTTTGCAGTATATTTTTTTTATGATAATAAGTTACTTAACTCCAGTTGTTGTTTTTTTTACTTACAAACAAGAAGTATGGGTTTTTCTCCCATTGTTAACTTTCCCAATATCTTACCGTTTGATCAAAATGATTTTTACTCTTGAAGGAAAGCAATTGAACAAAACTTTGGAATTAACCGCTAAACTTTCTGCTTTGTATGGAGCACTGTTTGCAATTGGAATTCTTTTATAA
- the menH gene encoding 2-succinyl-6-hydroxy-2,4-cyclohexadiene-1-carboxylate synthase, with protein sequence MLLITSDIGISFETPEKIIPTKKVILFLHGFTGSCKDWNDIIPKLPSEFQVITIDLIGHGKSDSPQVISHYTSDAITSQIHAIIQKLSLTEIILIGYSMGGRAALWYTVTHPEKVNGLILESTTPGIIDEKLRSERKNNDERLAEFIEKEEVEKFVDYWMSLPLFASQRQLKQEILEKIRNDKLNNRKTGLANSLRGFGQGVMPHLWSKLEHINCNVLLITGQLDKKFSDINSLMASSLSNVNHQIVSNAGHNVHLEKPEVFVSLINSFIKKFS encoded by the coding sequence ATGTTGTTGATAACTTCCGACATTGGAATTAGTTTTGAAACTCCAGAAAAAATTATTCCTACAAAAAAAGTAATTTTATTCCTCCACGGTTTCACTGGTTCATGTAAAGATTGGAATGATATAATTCCAAAACTTCCTTCTGAATTTCAAGTAATTACAATCGATTTAATTGGTCATGGTAAAAGCGATTCGCCACAAGTTATATCGCATTACACTTCAGATGCAATCACTTCGCAAATTCATGCGATAATCCAAAAATTAAGCTTGACTGAAATAATTTTAATTGGTTATTCTATGGGTGGTAGAGCCGCACTTTGGTACACTGTAACTCATCCGGAAAAAGTGAATGGATTAATTCTAGAAAGCACAACGCCAGGAATTATTGACGAAAAATTACGAAGTGAAAGAAAAAATAATGATGAGAGGTTAGCTGAATTCATTGAAAAAGAGGAAGTTGAAAAGTTTGTAGATTATTGGATGAGCCTACCACTTTTTGCATCTCAGAGACAACTGAAACAGGAAATTCTTGAAAAAATAAGAAATGATAAATTGAACAACAGAAAAACCGGGTTGGCAAATTCTCTTAGAGGATTTGGACAAGGAGTAATGCCACATCTATGGAGCAAACTAGAACATATTAATTGTAATGTATTGCTAATTACCGGGCAACTTGATAAAAAATTCTCGGATATAAACTCATTGATGGCATCCTCTCTAAGTAATGTTAACCACCAGATCGTATCCAATGCTGGTCATAATGTTCATTTAGAAAAACCAGAAGTTTTCGTAAGTTTGATCAACAGTTTTATTAAGAAATTTTCTTGA
- the menB gene encoding 1,4-dihydroxy-2-naphthoyl-CoA synthase translates to MKSKWKKAKIYKDIIYEKMAGIAKITINRPEVRNAFRPETVTEMIDAFTNAREDSKIGVVLLTGAGPSKDGKYAFCSGGDQRIRGDKGYVGKDNVPRLNVLDLQKLIRSIPKPVIALVAGYAIGGGHVLHVVCDLTIAADNAIFGQTGPKVGSFDGGFGAGYLARLVGQKKAREIWYLCRQYNAQEAMEMGLVNKVVPINQLEQEGIQWAKEILEKSSLAIRLLKSAFNAELDGQTGIQELAGNATLLYYMSEEAQEGKKAYLEKRKPDFKKFTRVP, encoded by the coding sequence ATGAAATCTAAATGGAAGAAAGCAAAAATATATAAGGATATTATTTATGAAAAGATGGCTGGCATCGCTAAAATTACAATAAATCGTCCAGAGGTTAGGAATGCTTTCCGTCCCGAAACTGTAACAGAGATGATTGATGCATTCACAAATGCAAGAGAAGATTCAAAAATAGGAGTTGTACTTTTAACTGGCGCAGGTCCATCAAAGGATGGGAAATATGCTTTTTGCTCTGGTGGTGATCAACGGATACGTGGAGATAAAGGTTATGTTGGTAAAGATAATGTCCCCCGATTAAATGTGCTTGATCTTCAAAAATTAATTAGAAGTATCCCAAAACCAGTAATAGCACTTGTTGCCGGGTATGCAATTGGCGGCGGACATGTTTTACATGTTGTTTGCGATTTAACAATTGCTGCAGACAATGCAATCTTTGGTCAGACCGGTCCAAAAGTTGGCAGCTTTGATGGGGGATTCGGTGCAGGTTACCTTGCTCGATTGGTTGGGCAAAAGAAAGCCCGGGAAATCTGGTACCTTTGTCGTCAATACAATGCTCAGGAAGCAATGGAGATGGGGTTAGTAAACAAAGTCGTGCCCATCAATCAATTGGAGCAGGAAGGAATCCAGTGGGCAAAGGAAATTTTAGAAAAGAGTTCTCTGGCAATTCGTCTTTTAAAATCTGCATTTAATGCTGAGCTGGATGGACAGACTGGAATTCAGGAACTTGCTGGAAATGCTACCTTACTCTATTATATGAGTGAAGAAGCACAGGAAGGTAAAAAAGCATATTTAGAAAAAAGAAAACCTGATTTCAAAAAATTTACGAGGGTACCTTAA
- a CDS encoding M28 family peptidase, which translates to MKLEINKILILLIILTAFYSCSKEQQTKVEQPYYLKSAIKIPMFDKNNVYKYIEEQIAFGPRNPNSMGHQQALKYLETELRKSTDAVELQNFSYNGYDDEKLDLTNIIAKFNSNSKDRIFICAHWDSRPRADQDKDAAKKLKPILGTNDGASGVGIILELAQLLKENPVNYGIDLILFDGEDYGKESDLQNYFLGSKYFAASKPTDYQPYFGILLDLVGDKEAIFYKEGKSIQFAPEVVDLVWNIAQDLNATPFSALEGSPIEDDHIPLNQAGLKTIDIVDIDLIGANTPNKRRNYWHTSLDTIDNIGKETLQQVGDVLTHLIYSLEFGKPNI; encoded by the coding sequence ATGAAATTAGAAATAAATAAAATTCTTATTCTTTTAATTATACTAACAGCATTTTATTCATGCAGTAAAGAACAGCAAACCAAAGTTGAACAGCCATATTATTTAAAATCAGCAATTAAAATTCCAATGTTTGACAAAAATAATGTTTACAAGTATATCGAGGAACAAATTGCATTTGGTCCGCGCAATCCAAATTCCATGGGTCATCAGCAAGCGCTTAAGTATTTAGAAACAGAATTGAGAAAATCTACAGATGCAGTTGAGTTACAAAATTTTTCTTATAACGGATATGACGATGAAAAACTTGACCTAACTAACATCATCGCAAAGTTTAATTCTAATTCTAAAGACAGAATATTTATTTGTGCTCATTGGGATTCCCGTCCAAGAGCAGATCAGGATAAAGATGCAGCTAAAAAACTAAAACCAATCCTCGGAACAAATGATGGCGCAAGTGGAGTTGGAATAATTTTGGAACTTGCACAGTTACTTAAAGAAAATCCGGTTAATTACGGAATTGATTTAATCCTGTTTGATGGTGAAGATTATGGTAAGGAATCCGATTTGCAAAATTATTTCCTTGGTTCGAAATACTTTGCAGCAAGTAAGCCAACAGATTACCAACCATATTTTGGAATTCTGCTCGATTTGGTTGGCGATAAAGAAGCCATTTTTTACAAGGAAGGTAAATCTATTCAATTTGCTCCGGAAGTTGTTGATTTAGTTTGGAATATTGCACAGGATTTAAATGCTACTCCGTTTAGCGCCCTGGAAGGCTCTCCAATTGAAGATGATCATATTCCATTAAATCAGGCAGGATTAAAAACAATAGACATTGTGGATATTGATTTGATTGGCGCCAACACACCAAACAAAAGAAGAAATTACTGGCACACCAGCTTAGATACAATTGATAACATTGGTAAAGAAACTTTGCAGCAGGTTGGTGATGTATTGACTCATTTAATTTATTCTCTGGAATTTGGGAAACCGAACATTTAA
- the prmA gene encoding 50S ribosomal protein L11 methyltransferase, which translates to MKTYTEFIVKTDPFLPDLVSGVLWKLEITGISEENNFLKVYVPEQNKINKKQIEDILESIAEEKLINSYSVEENELENKNWNEEWEKSLNVIEINDRIVIKPTFRKYIPKENQIVLTIDPKMSFGTGEHQTTKLVLQTLEKYIQPGVTVLDVGTGTGILAIASVKLGAKNALAIDNDEWCYENAIENCELNSVSDKVEFRLAEIDKVVDKKFDLILANIQKNVLLDIAPEIKKCNNTSGLVILSGLLTTDEQEIISCYEKLSFRKIETIQMDEWIAIVFKN; encoded by the coding sequence ATGAAAACCTATACAGAATTCATTGTAAAAACCGACCCATTCCTCCCCGATCTGGTGAGTGGAGTTTTATGGAAATTAGAAATCACTGGTATAAGTGAAGAAAATAATTTTCTTAAAGTTTATGTTCCGGAACAAAATAAAATTAATAAGAAACAGATCGAAGACATTCTTGAAAGCATTGCAGAAGAAAAACTAATAAATTCCTATTCGGTTGAAGAAAATGAACTTGAGAATAAAAATTGGAATGAGGAATGGGAAAAGTCTTTAAATGTAATTGAGATAAATGATAGGATTGTAATTAAACCAACTTTTAGAAAATACATTCCTAAAGAAAATCAAATTGTTCTTACAATTGATCCGAAAATGTCCTTTGGTACCGGTGAACATCAGACTACAAAACTAGTTCTTCAAACTTTAGAAAAATACATTCAACCAGGTGTTACTGTTTTAGATGTTGGAACTGGAACCGGCATTCTTGCTATTGCTTCTGTAAAGCTCGGGGCAAAGAATGCTCTTGCAATTGATAATGATGAATGGTGTTATGAAAATGCAATCGAGAATTGCGAATTGAATTCCGTATCGGATAAAGTTGAGTTCAGGCTTGCAGAAATTGATAAAGTTGTAGACAAGAAATTTGATTTAATCCTGGCGAATATTCAAAAAAATGTTTTATTAGATATTGCGCCAGAAATAAAAAAATGTAATAACACCTCCGGTTTGGTAATTTTATCCGGTCTCTTAACAACAGATGAACAAGAAATTATTTCTTGTTACGAAAAGTTGAGTTTCCGAAAAATTGAAACAATTCAAATGGATGAGTGGATAGCAATTGTTTTTAAAAATTAA
- the menD gene encoding 2-succinyl-5-enolpyruvyl-6-hydroxy-3-cyclohexene-1-carboxylic-acid synthase → MKIKINRNILWAETFVNELTNLGIKYACLSPGSRNTALTIAFSQNKKIKSFVIIDERSSAFFGLGLAKASNFPVVLVSTSGTATAEFYPAIIEAYQYHVPLIICTADRPPELLNSGANQTINQDNIYRNHINWFFNVGLPEPTEKQLKELLIITRRAFSESMLKKKGPVHLNFPFRKPFEPFSYTDEVDDSLIQFSTSGKELNNKIQSIPLGNSISQRDFSALYNLLKIVRKGIIVAGPDDEKGDFPKLCNQLASILKYPIIADGISQLRFGGHSKKNILSSFEGILRAKNLIEKFQPELILQFGKTPTSKGLELFFENSFAIKYLVNTTGDRYDPTNKAKAALGIPPADFCNLVIQKLKQDKFENKDSSWLNIFLNAESLASKIKNKMIDNASFPFEGRIINEVIQLMPNDSSLMISNSMPVRDLDYFAPKLKKSILIFNNRGASGIDGITSTALGISEHRHKPTVLITGDLAFYYDLNGLLTSKKYKIPLVVVLINNDGGGIFEMLPISDYQKIFKEYFITPHGLSFSPFVKSYGGKFTKIKNWNHFQSEFLKAIKIKNLSVLQIKTDAHKSAVQRKKFWEIVGNTLTNDKM, encoded by the coding sequence ATGAAAATAAAAATTAACCGGAATATTCTTTGGGCTGAAACATTTGTAAATGAACTTACTAATCTTGGAATTAAATATGCATGTCTTTCCCCCGGTTCCAGAAACACTGCATTAACAATTGCATTTAGTCAGAATAAAAAAATTAAATCATTTGTTATCATTGATGAAAGGTCAAGTGCTTTCTTTGGATTGGGTTTAGCTAAGGCATCAAATTTTCCGGTTGTTTTAGTAAGTACATCTGGAACAGCTACTGCAGAATTCTATCCAGCAATAATTGAAGCATATCAATATCACGTTCCGCTTATTATCTGCACAGCAGACAGACCACCAGAGCTGCTTAATTCCGGCGCTAACCAAACTATTAACCAGGACAATATTTACCGCAACCACATCAATTGGTTTTTTAATGTTGGATTGCCTGAACCAACTGAAAAACAACTGAAAGAATTATTAATAATTACAAGAAGAGCTTTTTCTGAAAGCATGTTAAAGAAGAAAGGTCCCGTTCACTTAAATTTTCCATTCAGAAAACCATTTGAACCATTTAGTTATACAGATGAAGTTGACGATTCATTAATACAATTTTCTACAAGTGGCAAAGAATTAAACAACAAAATTCAATCGATTCCATTGGGGAATTCCATTAGTCAAAGGGATTTTAGTGCATTATATAATCTTTTAAAAATAGTTAGGAAAGGAATAATTGTAGCAGGTCCGGACGATGAAAAAGGCGATTTTCCAAAACTCTGTAACCAACTCGCATCAATATTGAAATACCCAATTATAGCTGATGGCATTTCTCAGTTAAGGTTCGGAGGTCATTCAAAGAAAAATATCCTTTCCAGCTTTGAGGGAATTCTAAGAGCTAAAAATCTTATTGAAAAATTTCAGCCAGAACTAATTCTTCAATTTGGCAAAACACCAACATCAAAAGGATTGGAATTATTTTTTGAAAATTCATTTGCGATAAAATACCTGGTAAATACAACTGGTGACAGGTATGATCCTACAAATAAAGCCAAAGCAGCATTAGGAATTCCGCCAGCCGATTTTTGCAATTTGGTAATACAAAAACTTAAGCAAGATAAATTTGAGAATAAGGATAGTAGTTGGTTAAACATTTTCTTGAATGCCGAATCATTAGCATCTAAAATCAAAAACAAAATGATTGATAATGCCAGCTTTCCATTTGAAGGAAGAATTATAAATGAAGTTATTCAACTGATGCCAAATGATTCTTCATTAATGATTTCTAACAGTATGCCTGTTCGGGATTTAGATTATTTTGCACCAAAGTTAAAGAAATCAATTTTGATATTTAACAATCGCGGTGCAAGCGGAATTGATGGGATTACTTCTACAGCGCTTGGTATTTCAGAACATCGGCATAAACCTACTGTATTAATTACCGGGGATCTTGCTTTCTATTACGATCTTAATGGATTACTTACATCTAAAAAATATAAAATTCCTCTTGTAGTTGTTTTAATCAATAATGATGGCGGAGGAATTTTTGAAATGCTTCCAATCTCGGATTATCAAAAAATATTTAAGGAATATTTTATTACTCCGCATGGTCTCAGTTTCTCCCCTTTTGTTAAATCTTATGGTGGCAAGTTCACCAAAATTAAAAACTGGAATCATTTCCAATCTGAATTTCTTAAAGCTATAAAAATAAAAAATCTTTCAGTTCTCCAAATAAAAACCGATGCGCATAAATCAGCAGTTCAAAGAAAAAAGTTTTGGGAAATAGTTGGTAATACATTAACAAATGATAAAATGTAA
- a CDS encoding isochorismate synthase — protein sequence MNKFATEKFTAFITNAAEKLAGKINNTLISYHFEADGFHFNEKVNTLSKSFEKFFYWEKPESQFSFMGLGELFSITENGINRFSSSEKKVKNWNNNFYSNLNSSELQIPLFVGGMKFLPESEPDLWDNYPDSNWTIPRILLVKNGKTEQVFYNFIYTPDSPKEKIIEEFNRRISILNNESATVQSAHMPKILSSIGNGPKERKRWIEYVKEALEKIDSEIIKKVVLSRSVELKLDTDPNIFDFINQFRKKYPECNIFAIHSGKSTFFGASPEKLVKFHPDFVETDSLAGSAPRGKDEIEDKIIEEELLSSVKNLHEHKTVIDFIEKQFNKLNIKVTYDSIPKIKKLHNIQHLWTPIKAEVHTNGNIFNILEILHPTPAVCGVPQSSAMQVIKEMEDYSRGLYSGVVGWFNLQGEGEFTVAIRSALAKGKKIYAFAGSGIVEGSEPQSEYKETELKLKPILSLFDNENKN from the coding sequence TTGAACAAATTTGCAACAGAAAAATTTACCGCATTTATAACCAACGCCGCAGAAAAACTAGCCGGTAAAATTAACAATACATTGATTAGCTATCATTTTGAAGCTGACGGCTTTCATTTCAACGAAAAGGTTAATACACTTTCCAAAAGCTTTGAGAAATTTTTCTACTGGGAAAAACCAGAAAGTCAATTTAGCTTTATGGGATTGGGTGAGCTTTTTTCCATAACCGAAAACGGCATAAATAGGTTTTCATCCTCTGAAAAAAAAGTTAAGAATTGGAATAATAATTTTTATTCGAATTTGAACTCATCGGAACTGCAAATTCCTTTGTTTGTTGGCGGAATGAAGTTTTTACCAGAAAGCGAACCTGACTTATGGGACAACTATCCAGATTCCAACTGGACAATTCCAAGAATTTTACTTGTAAAAAATGGAAAAACCGAGCAAGTCTTTTATAATTTCATTTATACTCCTGATTCTCCTAAAGAAAAAATTATTGAGGAATTCAATCGAAGGATTTCAATCCTGAATAATGAATCTGCCACGGTTCAATCTGCACATATGCCTAAGATTCTTTCATCAATTGGAAATGGACCAAAAGAAAGAAAAAGATGGATTGAATATGTTAAAGAAGCCCTGGAAAAAATTGATTCGGAAATTATCAAAAAAGTAGTTTTATCTCGTAGTGTTGAATTAAAATTAGATACTGATCCAAATATTTTTGATTTTATAAACCAATTCCGAAAAAAATATCCGGAGTGTAATATCTTCGCTATTCATTCCGGAAAATCCACCTTCTTTGGAGCATCACCGGAAAAGTTGGTAAAATTCCATCCGGATTTTGTTGAAACTGATTCTCTTGCAGGTTCAGCACCACGAGGTAAAGATGAAATTGAGGATAAGATAATCGAAGAGGAACTTCTTTCAAGTGTAAAAAATCTGCATGAACATAAGACTGTAATAGATTTTATAGAAAAGCAATTCAATAAATTAAATATAAAAGTTACTTACGATTCAATTCCAAAAATTAAAAAACTTCATAATATTCAGCATCTATGGACACCAATAAAAGCTGAAGTACATACCAATGGAAATATATTTAATATACTTGAAATATTGCATCCAACTCCTGCAGTATGTGGGGTACCACAATCAAGTGCTATGCAGGTTATAAAGGAAATGGAAGATTATTCCCGCGGGTTATATTCGGGAGTAGTTGGCTGGTTCAACTTACAAGGTGAAGGAGAATTTACTGTTGCTATTAGATCTGCACTGGCAAAAGGTAAAAAAATTTATGCATTTGCCGGAAGTGGAATTGTGGAAGGCTCTGAACCTCAATCAGAGTATAAAGAAACAGAATTAAAACTTAAACCCATCCTTTCCTTATTTGATAATGAAAATAAAAATTAA
- a CDS encoding SprT family zinc-dependent metalloprotease — MSKISIDSVDYPYVTKFSKKAKRIRIQISSDKGLELIVPSRMSITEAEKLLESKKQWIKKHLKKIFNKEKEYFYFGEKLFIEQQFDMFLKSPQVELIGHKLLLITTVGNELPKQNIFDSWLRNAAVEYIPSRTNALAKKHGFIFNRLKIRGQKSRWGSCSGKGNLSFNFKLLSFRKEVIDYVIIHELCHLKEMNHSRKFWSLVELYLPDYKNYKKILKGIS; from the coding sequence TTGTCCAAAATATCAATTGATTCTGTTGATTATCCATATGTAACAAAATTTAGCAAAAAGGCTAAACGAATAAGAATTCAGATAAGTTCTGATAAGGGATTGGAGTTAATTGTCCCTTCAAGAATGTCTATAACCGAAGCAGAAAAGTTACTTGAATCAAAAAAACAATGGATTAAGAAGCATCTAAAAAAAATTTTCAATAAGGAAAAAGAATATTTTTATTTTGGTGAAAAACTTTTTATAGAACAGCAGTTTGATATGTTTTTAAAATCGCCACAAGTAGAACTAATTGGGCACAAATTATTGTTAATTACTACAGTAGGGAATGAATTGCCTAAACAAAATATATTTGATAGCTGGTTAAGAAATGCTGCAGTGGAATATATTCCCAGCAGGACTAATGCTTTGGCAAAAAAACATGGATTTATATTTAATCGATTGAAAATCAGAGGACAAAAATCCAGATGGGGAAGTTGCTCCGGAAAAGGGAATTTGTCATTCAATTTTAAATTATTATCCTTTAGAAAGGAAGTAATTGATTATGTCATCATTCATGAACTTTGTCATCTTAAAGAAATGAATCATTCTAGAAAATTCTGGAGTTTGGTGGAATTATATTTACCCGACTATAAAAACTATAAAAAAATACTAAAAGGAATTTCCTGA